The proteins below are encoded in one region of Buteo buteo chromosome 22, bButBut1.hap1.1, whole genome shotgun sequence:
- the PGK1 gene encoding phosphoglycerate kinase 1 — protein MSLSNKLTLDKVDVKGKRVVMRVDFNVPMKDHKITNNQRIKAAVPTIKHCLDHGAKSVVLMSHLGRPDGVPMPEKFSLAPVAVELKALMGREVLFLKDCVGPEVEKACANPAAGSIILLENLRFHVEEEGKGKDASGNKIKADSAKVEAFRASLSKLGDVYVNDAFGTAHRAHSSMVGVNLPQKAAGFLMKKELDYFAKALESPERPFLAILGGAKVQDKIQLINNMLDKVNEMIIGGGMAFTFLKVINNMEIGNSLFDEEGSKIVKDLMAKAEKNGVKITLPVDFITADKFDEHAQTGEATVASGIPAGWMGLDCGPESVKKFVEVVGRAKQIVWNGPVGVFEWDKFAKGTKALMDKVVEVTGKGTITIIGGGDTATCCAKWNTEDKVSHVSTGGGASLELLEGKVLPGVDALSNV, from the exons ATGTCTCTCTCCAACAAGCTCACCCTCGACAAGGTGGACGTGAAGGGCAAGAGGGTCGTCATGAG ggttgACTTCAATGTTCCAATGAAGGATCACAAAATAACCAACAACCAAAG AATCAAGGCAGCTGTTCCTACCATCAAGCACTGCTTGGATCATGGAGCCAAGTCAGTGGTTTTGATGAGTCACCTGGGTCGCCCGGATGGTGTTCCCATGCCTGAAAAGTTCTCCTTGGCCCCAGTAGCTGTGGAGCTTAAAGCACTCATGGGCAG GGAGGTCTTGTTCCTGAAGGATTGTGTTGGTCCTGAGGTGGAGAAGGCCTGTGCTAATCCTGCAGCTGGCTCCATCATCCTGTTGGAGAACCTCCGATTCCATGTagaagaagaggggaaagggaaggatgCTTCAGGGAACAAG atCAAGGCTGATTCTGCAAAAGTGGAGGCTTTCAGAGCCTCCCTTTCTAAACTGGGAGATGTCTATGTCAATGATGCTTTTGGAACTGCCCACCGAGCTCACAG CTCCATGGTAGGCGTCAATCTGCCTCAGAAGGCTGCTGGCTTCCTGATGAAGAAAGAACTGGATTATTTTGCTAAGGCCCTGGAGAGTCCGGAGAGACCCTTCTTAGCAATTCTTGGAGG aGCCAAAGTTCAGGATAAGATCCAGCTGATCAATAACATGTTGGATAAGGTCAATGAGATGATCATTGGTGGTGGAATGGCATTCACCTTCCTCAAAGTGATCAACAACATGGAG ATCGGCAACTCTCTGTTTGATGAAGAGGGATCAAAAATTGTTAAGGACCTGATGGCCAAAGCAGAGAAGAACGGTGTGAAGATTACTCTGCCTGTTGACTTCATCACTGCAGACAAATTTGATGAGCATGCACAGACTGGGGAAGCCACAGTGGCATCAGGCATTCCTGCTGGCTGGATG GGCTTGGACTGCGGCCCTGAAAGTGTGAAGAAGTTTGTTGAAGTTGTGGGAAGGGCCAAGCAAATTGTGTGGAATGGTCCAGTTGGTGTTTTTGAGTGGGACAAGTTTGCTAAAGGAACCAAAGCCCTGATGGACAAAGTGGTGGAAGTAACTGGAAAGGGCACCATCACCATTATTG GTGGTGGAGATACAGCCACTTGCTGTGCAAAGTGGAACACTGAGGATAAAGTTAGCCATGTCAGCACCGGAGGTGGCGCCAGCCTGGAACTGCTAGAGG GTAAGGTTCTTCCTGGTGTGGATGCCTTGAGCAACGTGTAG